The following coding sequences lie in one Mucilaginibacter sp. KACC 22773 genomic window:
- a CDS encoding EamA/RhaT family transporter, with amino-acid sequence MLFVFLSICCSVIVSVMLKLAKRYHIDVYQAVTWNYSMAIMLTWLFYRPSLAGLQNTPVFNYLALGVLFPAVFLAMAASVRRAGIVRTDVAQRLSLFIPIISAFLIFGEASNTIKIIGIALAFIAIFCTIPWQKTTGRPNHKNTEKGSWIYLLIVFLGFGIIDVLLKQITKVNSVPFTTAIFIVFILAFTLSFIGLLYQVFTKKMRFSWPHILIGWVLGLFNFGNILFYLKAHKALANNPSSVFSSMNIGVIVVGALVGMLVFREKLSTLNKIGLLVAILAIVIIYFPQTLGFLHL; translated from the coding sequence ATGCTATTTGTTTTTTTAAGTATTTGTTGTAGTGTTATTGTGTCGGTTATGCTTAAGCTGGCCAAAAGGTACCACATTGACGTTTACCAGGCGGTAACCTGGAATTATTCGATGGCCATCATGCTTACCTGGCTTTTTTACAGGCCATCGCTTGCAGGCCTGCAAAATACACCTGTATTTAATTACCTGGCGCTTGGAGTTTTATTTCCCGCTGTGTTTTTGGCTATGGCTGCATCGGTGCGCAGGGCTGGTATTGTACGTACAGATGTTGCGCAGCGTTTATCGCTGTTTATTCCCATTATATCGGCCTTTTTGATATTTGGCGAGGCTTCAAATACAATAAAGATCATTGGTATCGCCCTGGCGTTTATTGCCATATTTTGTACAATTCCATGGCAAAAAACAACGGGCAGGCCTAATCATAAAAATACAGAAAAGGGTTCTTGGATATATCTGCTTATTGTTTTCCTGGGGTTCGGAATTATAGATGTATTGCTGAAGCAGATCACTAAAGTTAACAGCGTGCCTTTTACTACAGCCATTTTTATTGTCTTTATTCTTGCGTTTACGTTGTCGTTTATCGGCTTGTTATACCAGGTGTTCACAAAAAAAATGCGTTTCTCATGGCCGCATATACTCATTGGCTGGGTATTGGGTTTGTTTAATTTTGGTAATATTCTTTTTTATCTGAAGGCGCACAAAGCCCTGGCAAATAACCCGTCATCGGTGTTTTCGTCAATGAATATTGGGGTTATTGTTGTAGGAGCCCTGGTAGGTATGCTTGTATTTAGAGAGAAATTAAGCACACTTAACAAAATAGGACTATTGGTAGCTATATTGGCTATTGTTATTATTTATTTCCCGCAAACATTAGGCTTTTTGCATTTGTAA
- the ribD gene encoding bifunctional diaminohydroxyphosphoribosylaminopyrimidine deaminase/5-amino-6-(5-phosphoribosylamino)uracil reductase RibD codes for MVQHEIFMQRCLELAQLGAGQVSPNPMVGAVVVHEGKIIGEGYHQRYGQAHAEVNAIAQVTAKFDNAAQLLKQSTIYVSLEPCAHYGKTPPCADLIIEHQIPLVIVGTRDPFAQVDGKGIEKLKAAGIEVITGVLEQECQWLNRRFFTKVQKHRPYIILKWAQTNDGFFAPGDGSQFWITGTQARKLVHKWRSEEDAILVGKNTVAIDNPQLNVRYWEGKSPKRVVIDRRLELSKEANVFDQSIETLIFNEIEFNSDGKNKYIALEDFDRYVPQYILYQLYLQDIQSVIIEGGAHTLQVFIDAGLWDEARIFTGKTVLSKGIKSPQITGILAAESFIEEDRLQTLYNQ; via the coding sequence ATGGTTCAACATGAAATTTTTATGCAGCGTTGTCTTGAACTTGCCCAGCTTGGTGCCGGGCAGGTGAGCCCGAACCCGATGGTAGGCGCGGTAGTTGTTCATGAAGGCAAAATAATAGGCGAGGGCTATCACCAGAGATATGGCCAGGCCCATGCCGAAGTGAACGCAATTGCGCAGGTAACGGCTAAATTTGATAACGCGGCCCAACTGTTAAAGCAATCAACCATATATGTTTCATTAGAGCCCTGTGCACATTATGGTAAAACACCACCCTGTGCCGATTTGATTATTGAACATCAAATTCCCCTGGTAATTGTTGGCACCCGCGACCCTTTTGCCCAGGTTGATGGTAAAGGAATTGAAAAACTTAAAGCTGCCGGTATTGAAGTGATAACAGGCGTGCTGGAACAAGAATGCCAGTGGCTTAACCGCCGGTTTTTTACCAAAGTACAAAAGCACCGGCCATACATTATATTGAAATGGGCGCAAACCAACGATGGTTTTTTTGCGCCTGGTGATGGGAGCCAGTTTTGGATAACGGGCACCCAGGCGCGCAAGCTGGTACATAAATGGCGCAGCGAGGAGGATGCTATTTTGGTTGGGAAAAATACCGTTGCCATTGATAACCCGCAATTAAACGTAAGGTACTGGGAAGGAAAATCGCCAAAACGGGTGGTGATAGATAGGAGGCTGGAACTTAGTAAAGAGGCCAATGTATTTGATCAATCTATTGAAACACTGATTTTTAATGAAATAGAATTTAATTCCGACGGAAAAAACAAGTATATTGCATTAGAGGATTTTGACCGCTATGTGCCTCAATACATTTTGTACCAATTATATTTACAAGACATTCAATCGGTGATCATTGAAGGAGGTGCGCATACCCTGCAGGTGTTTATTGATGCCGGGCTTTGGGATGAGGCCCGCATTTTTACCGGCAAAACTGTTTTATCAAAAGGCATAAAATCACCACAAATAACAGGTATACTTGCCGCCGAATCATTCATTGAAGAAGACCGTTTACAAACGTTATACAACCAATAA
- the prmC gene encoding peptide chain release factor N(5)-glutamine methyltransferase: MITIKDVFEDYKQLNKVYDANEVESLTLLTISQVTNLTKASVKAFPERELNEEQAQKLKNIAAELITGKPIQYILGVTEFYGLPFKVNPSVLIPRPETEELVEWVLAVCSGRLAVGSSQWAVGSGQSAIDNRQFAGSILDIGTGSGCIAISLKKNLPQAQVSAIDISEGALQTAKENADLNDVQVQFIQADILDAATTHHSPLLTAHQIIVSNPPYVTLDDKKQMHTNVTDFEPHTALFVPQDDPLLFYRAIADFASGNLTAGGYLFFEINESLGNETVALLRDKHFTDIELRQDMSGRDRMIGCRSPL; the protein is encoded by the coding sequence ATGATTACCATAAAGGATGTTTTTGAAGATTACAAACAGCTGAACAAAGTATATGACGCTAACGAGGTAGAGTCGCTTACTTTATTAACTATCAGCCAGGTAACCAACCTGACAAAAGCATCTGTTAAAGCATTTCCGGAACGGGAGCTAAATGAGGAACAAGCCCAAAAGCTAAAGAATATTGCTGCCGAACTGATAACCGGCAAGCCCATTCAATATATTTTAGGCGTTACCGAGTTTTATGGACTACCGTTTAAAGTAAATCCCAGCGTACTTATCCCCCGCCCCGAAACAGAAGAACTGGTAGAGTGGGTATTGGCAGTTTGCAGCGGGCGGTTGGCAGTGGGCAGTTCTCAGTGGGCAGTTGGCAGTGGGCAGTCGGCGATTGACAATAGGCAGTTTGCAGGGAGTATATTGGACATTGGCACGGGGAGCGGGTGTATCGCTATCAGTTTAAAAAAGAATTTACCACAGGCACAGGTCTCGGCAATTGATATATCCGAAGGTGCGTTGCAGACCGCAAAAGAAAATGCTGACTTAAATGATGTTCAAGTGCAATTTATCCAGGCTGATATTTTAGACGCAGCAACCACTCACCACTCACCACTACTCACCGCCCACCAAATCATCGTCAGTAACCCGCCTTATGTAACGCTGGACGACAAAAAACAAATGCACACCAACGTAACCGATTTTGAGCCCCATACTGCGTTGTTTGTACCCCAGGATGATCCGCTGTTGTTTTACAGGGCTATTGCAGATTTTGCTTCGGGTAACTTAACCGCCGGGGGATATTTATTTTTTGAGATTAATGAGAGTTTAGGTAATGAAACCGTTGCATTATTACGCGATAAGCACTTTACCGATATTGAGTTGCGACAAGACATGAGTGGCCGCGACAGGATGATTGGTTGCAGGAGCCCCCTCTAA
- a CDS encoding ABC transporter ATP-binding protein: MLQFIKFKKLYGGFPALKIDELTISPGVYWIKGVNGSGKSTLLKSIAGILSFDGDILLDNAISIKKQPVAYRKLVNFAEAEPVFPEFLTGKEMIALFAQAKDAPEGQEQHYINTMQMQSYVGRPLGTYSSGMLKKLSLVLAFLGNPKLILLDEPLITIDTASLKILNSWIAERHLQQGTSFLLSSHQTLELEELPAAGELLVEGQTLKSITL; this comes from the coding sequence ATGCTGCAATTCATAAAATTTAAAAAACTCTACGGTGGTTTCCCGGCCCTTAAAATAGACGAACTTACCATCAGTCCGGGAGTTTACTGGATAAAGGGAGTTAACGGTTCGGGTAAAAGTACGCTGCTAAAGTCCATCGCCGGTATTTTATCTTTTGATGGTGATATTTTGTTGGATAACGCTATCAGCATAAAAAAACAACCTGTGGCTTACCGCAAACTGGTAAACTTTGCCGAAGCTGAACCCGTGTTCCCCGAATTTTTGACTGGTAAGGAGATGATTGCCCTTTTTGCGCAGGCAAAGGACGCCCCGGAAGGGCAGGAGCAACATTATATAAATACCATGCAGATGCAAAGCTACGTTGGTCGGCCTTTGGGGACTTACTCCAGCGGGATGCTTAAAAAATTGTCGCTGGTGTTGGCGTTCCTGGGCAATCCTAAATTGATCCTGTTAGATGAGCCGCTTATTACCATTGATACCGCATCTTTAAAAATCTTAAACAGTTGGATTGCCGAGCGGCATCTTCAGCAAGGTACCAGCTTCCTGCTTTCATCGCACCAAACGCTTGAGCTTGAGGAGTTGCCTGCAGCGGGCGAACTACTGGTTGAAGGGCAAACCTTAAAGTCGATAACACTGTGA
- a CDS encoding D-alanine--D-alanine ligase has product MKNIALLAGGFTGEYEVSVNSAKNIAASLDASKYKVYTIYVNRDRWIHEAAHGVVDVDKNDFSIALDGEKIKFDFAFITIHGTPGEDGKIQGYLDMLGIPYNTCDATTSAITMNKAYTKTIVNGIHGLHTAHSMRLFEKDMHDVAIIAATLKFPLFIKPNNGGSSVGMSKVYNVAGLPDALRKAFHEDEQILVEEFIKGREFSIGIARLNGKITVLPATEILTTKDFFDYEAKYTSGVTKEVTPADLPAAQVELIADIVTEVYIRLNCKGMVRVDFILLEGSNDFYFIEINTTPGQSANSLIPQQVRAAGMDLGEFYGTLIEGAI; this is encoded by the coding sequence ATGAAGAATATAGCCCTTTTGGCCGGTGGTTTTACCGGTGAGTATGAAGTATCTGTAAACAGCGCCAAAAATATTGCCGCCAGCCTTGATGCCTCAAAATATAAAGTTTATACCATTTATGTAAACCGCGATAGGTGGATTCATGAAGCCGCCCATGGTGTTGTTGATGTTGATAAAAACGATTTCAGCATTGCGCTGGATGGCGAAAAAATCAAATTCGATTTTGCTTTTATCACCATACACGGCACTCCCGGCGAAGACGGCAAAATACAAGGGTACCTGGATATGCTGGGCATACCTTATAACACCTGTGATGCCACTACGTCGGCTATTACCATGAACAAGGCGTATACTAAAACTATAGTAAATGGGATACATGGCCTGCATACCGCCCATTCTATGCGCCTGTTTGAAAAGGATATGCATGATGTGGCTATTATAGCGGCTACGCTTAAATTTCCGTTGTTCATCAAACCCAATAATGGTGGCAGCAGCGTGGGCATGAGCAAGGTTTATAATGTTGCCGGCTTGCCCGATGCTTTAAGAAAGGCCTTCCATGAAGATGAACAGATCCTGGTAGAGGAATTTATAAAAGGCCGGGAGTTTAGCATTGGTATAGCCCGGCTGAATGGTAAAATCACCGTGCTGCCTGCAACAGAGATATTAACCACCAAAGATTTTTTTGATTACGAAGCCAAATACACATCTGGTGTAACCAAAGAGGTAACCCCGGCTGATTTGCCGGCCGCACAGGTTGAACTGATAGCCGATATTGTAACCGAAGTTTATATCCGCCTCAATTGCAAAGGCATGGTACGGGTTGATTTTATTTTGCTGGAAGGCAGTAACGATTTTTATTTTATTGAGATTAATACAACGCCAGGCCAATCTGCTAATAGCCTTATACCGCAACAGGTTAGGGCTGCGGGTATGGATCTGGGCGAATTTTACGGTACATTGATAGAAGGAGCGATATAG
- a CDS encoding PASTA domain-containing protein: protein MSKFGLYLKTKSFRYNLLGAIVTVVVVVLIAFYSLGYYTNHGSGIPVPKLKGEKIDRAMALLKEQGFGYKIDSVYVEDVEPGTIVEQDPDAGTNVKEGRVIYLTMVTLQAPPVALPDLEQASYREATATLSNYGLKIGDTTYRSDIARDRILEVRFGGVVIKTGAKLPKGSKVDLVLGDGAGASEVAIPELINLDLDAARFAIKGAGLTMGTITYQGSITDSTNVVVTAQYPMRTDSLSKTSIGTRMNITVSQGAKTNAAPTN from the coding sequence ATGAGCAAATTTGGTCTTTATTTAAAAACAAAATCTTTCCGTTATAACCTTTTAGGTGCAATTGTTACAGTAGTTGTAGTTGTTTTAATTGCCTTTTACAGCCTGGGATATTATACTAATCATGGATCCGGGATACCTGTACCAAAGCTGAAAGGCGAGAAAATTGATCGCGCTATGGCATTATTAAAAGAGCAGGGCTTTGGCTATAAAATAGATTCGGTTTATGTTGAGGATGTTGAGCCCGGCACCATTGTTGAACAGGATCCCGATGCCGGAACTAATGTGAAAGAAGGCCGCGTAATTTATTTAACCATGGTTACATTACAGGCGCCCCCCGTGGCCCTGCCCGATCTGGAACAGGCCAGCTACCGCGAAGCTACCGCTACCCTATCTAACTATGGCTTAAAAATTGGCGATACCACATACCGTTCGGATATTGCCCGCGACCGCATACTCGAAGTACGTTTTGGAGGGGTTGTTATTAAAACGGGGGCCAAACTGCCTAAAGGATCAAAAGTGGACCTTGTTTTAGGTGATGGCGCAGGAGCAAGCGAGGTAGCTATACCAGAACTGATTAATCTTGACCTTGACGCGGCACGTTTTGCCATTAAAGGCGCCGGATTAACAATGGGTACAATAACATACCAGGGTTCCATAACCGACTCCACCAATGTAGTTGTAACCGCGCAATACCCCATGAGAACCGACTCGCTGAGTAAAACCAGCATAGGTACACGCATGAATATTACTGTTTCACAAGGTGCAAAAACAAATGCAGCCCCAACAAATTAA
- a CDS encoding rhodanese-like domain-containing protein, which yields MQPQQINAAELLARITRGEQLHLIDVREAIEYQTFNIGGVNVPLSTLADKLNNLGYNKTDELIVICKVGLRSETAQTLLLQNGYHNVKNLTGGLIAIQKIRH from the coding sequence ATGCAGCCCCAACAAATTAATGCAGCCGAACTGCTTGCCAGGATAACCCGGGGCGAACAACTCCATTTGATAGATGTACGCGAGGCTATTGAATATCAAACCTTTAATATAGGCGGGGTTAATGTCCCGCTAAGTACCCTTGCTGACAAGCTAAATAACCTGGGTTACAACAAAACCGATGAATTAATCGTTATCTGCAAGGTTGGCTTACGCAGCGAAACCGCTCAAACACTATTACTGCAAAACGGTTATCACAATGTTAAAAACTTAACAGGCGGATTGATTGCCATTCAAAAAATCAGACACTAA
- the mltG gene encoding endolytic transglycosylase MltG: MTEKKSKSGPLKKFIIAFVIVIVIILAGVGVNYYYKYFGPNVTAKQEYLYIHTGATYADVIKTVQNEGMVKDTVTFNWAAVNMNYTHRVKPGRYHLHEGMSNRKLINMLASGTQEPVQLEFHGLRQKEQFAGFVSKKIEPDSASIINLLDSSAYVAKYGFTTDNVYIMFMPNSYQMYWNTSPDKFFKKMYANYEKFWTPERKQKAAALNLSQQEVSVLASIVDAEALHDDEMPVIAGLYLNRLKKGMKLEADPTVIFALNDFTIKRVLNRYLSYNSPYNTYLHTGLPPGPIMMPSVNAVNAVLDHQNNDYIYMCAKADFSGYHAFANNVADHLVNAHAFQKALNERNIKR, translated from the coding sequence ATGACTGAGAAAAAGTCAAAATCAGGACCATTAAAAAAATTCATTATCGCATTTGTAATTGTGATTGTCATCATACTGGCAGGTGTTGGTGTAAACTATTACTATAAGTATTTTGGCCCCAATGTAACTGCCAAACAGGAGTATTTATACATACATACCGGCGCAACCTATGCCGACGTAATAAAAACAGTACAAAATGAAGGTATGGTTAAAGATACCGTTACCTTTAACTGGGCGGCTGTAAATATGAACTATACACACCGGGTTAAGCCGGGCAGGTATCACCTGCACGAAGGTATGAGCAACCGCAAGCTCATTAATATGCTGGCATCCGGCACACAGGAGCCTGTACAACTGGAGTTTCATGGTTTACGGCAGAAGGAGCAATTTGCCGGTTTTGTTTCCAAAAAAATCGAGCCAGATTCGGCATCCATCATCAACTTGCTTGATTCATCGGCATATGTGGCCAAATATGGTTTTACTACCGATAATGTGTACATCATGTTTATGCCCAACTCCTACCAAATGTACTGGAACACATCGCCCGATAAATTCTTTAAAAAGATGTATGCCAACTACGAAAAATTCTGGACACCGGAGCGTAAGCAGAAGGCTGCTGCACTTAACCTTTCCCAACAGGAGGTATCTGTGTTAGCGTCGATAGTTGATGCCGAGGCTTTACATGACGACGAGATGCCTGTTATTGCCGGTTTATATCTTAACCGCCTTAAAAAGGGCATGAAATTGGAGGCCGACCCTACCGTAATTTTCGCCTTGAACGATTTTACCATCAAACGGGTTTTAAACAGGTACCTGTCCTACAACTCGCCATACAATACTTACCTGCATACAGGCCTGCCCCCCGGCCCTATCATGATGCCATCTGTAAATGCTGTAAACGCCGTGCTTGATCATCAAAACAACGATTACATATACATGTGCGCCAAAGCCGATTTTTCGGGATATCACGCCTTTGCAAACAACGTTGCCGACCATTTAGTGAATGCCCATGCTTTTCAAAAAGCGCTTAACGAACGCAACATTAAAAGGTAA
- a CDS encoding acyl-CoA thioesterase produces the protein MFEHTTKIRVRYGETDQMGYMYYGNYAEFYEVGRVEMLRSLGLTYSGMEQSGIMMPVLELKCKYLKPALYDEEISVKVIMDKMPGIRIHFRYELTNEKGELINTGETLLVFINMKTNRPCLPPQDFIDKLFPFFE, from the coding sequence ATGTTTGAGCATACCACCAAAATACGGGTGCGGTACGGCGAAACCGACCAGATGGGCTATATGTACTACGGTAATTATGCCGAGTTTTATGAAGTTGGCCGCGTAGAAATGCTGCGCAGCCTTGGATTAACCTATAGCGGCATGGAACAGTCGGGCATTATGATGCCGGTGCTGGAGCTTAAATGCAAGTACCTGAAGCCCGCTTTGTACGATGAAGAAATAAGTGTAAAAGTGATTATGGATAAAATGCCCGGCATCCGTATTCATTTTCGTTATGAACTAACCAACGAAAAAGGCGAGTTGATTAATACCGGCGAAACCTTACTGGTTTTCATCAATATGAAAACAAACCGTCCCTGCTTGCCTCCTCAGGATTTTATAGATAAATTATTCCCTTTTTTTGAGTAA
- a CDS encoding YihY/virulence factor BrkB family protein: MRWLHHFLLRFSFYRYIIEWTKYIILPGFRPLPLYTVIDFFIKEITKTSLTNRAYALAYSFMLAVFPATIFLFTLIPYIPIKHFQGTLLTVLASVMPTNAYLAFRETLIDIIKNQNIKLLSFGFLSTMYFATNGVINLMKAFNKASLITDRRSWLKRRLVATGITIAISMALFISIAIMIAGQAVIHWIQLHVNKESHFWIYPIMLFRWIMIIIIIFISIAWLYRYGPAHTKRWNFVNPGSVLATALAVLTSLGFSYYINNFSSYNKVYGSIGTLIVVMLWMYINSLILLIGFELNASVELSKRSLRVVKPRFNSFRQKKSDHFKN; this comes from the coding sequence ATGAGATGGCTTCACCACTTTTTGCTGCGTTTTAGTTTTTACCGGTATATTATAGAGTGGACAAAATATATCATTTTGCCAGGTTTTCGTCCGCTGCCGTTGTATACTGTGATTGATTTTTTTATCAAGGAGATCACTAAAACCTCATTAACTAACCGCGCATACGCGCTGGCCTATAGTTTTATGCTGGCCGTATTCCCTGCCACAATCTTTTTGTTTACGCTGATCCCTTATATACCCATAAAACACTTCCAGGGGACATTATTAACCGTTTTGGCATCAGTTATGCCCACAAACGCTTATTTAGCCTTCAGGGAGACACTTATTGACATTATCAAGAACCAAAATATCAAGTTGCTTTCGTTTGGTTTTTTATCAACCATGTACTTTGCCACCAATGGCGTAATTAACCTGATGAAGGCCTTCAACAAAGCATCGCTAATTACCGACCGGCGAAGCTGGCTCAAACGGCGGCTGGTTGCTACGGGCATTACCATAGCTATTAGTATGGCACTTTTTATTTCGATAGCCATTATGATTGCCGGCCAGGCCGTTATTCACTGGATTCAGCTGCACGTTAATAAAGAAAGTCATTTCTGGATCTACCCTATCATGTTGTTCCGGTGGATCATGATTATTATTATTATTTTTATCAGCATAGCCTGGTTGTACAGATACGGCCCTGCCCATACAAAACGTTGGAACTTTGTAAATCCGGGCTCGGTACTGGCTACCGCGCTGGCAGTGCTTACTTCTCTTGGTTTTTCCTATTATATCAACAATTTCTCATCATATAACAAAGTATACGGATCAATCGGAACTCTGATTGTAGTGATGCTTTGGATGTACATAAACTCGCTGATTTTGCTTATCGGGTTTGAATTAAACGCGTCGGTTGAGCTTTCAAAACGCAGTTTAAGGGTGGTAAAACCACGTTTCAACAGCTTCAGGCAGAAAAAATCCGACCATTTTAAAAATTAA
- a CDS encoding Arm DNA-binding domain-containing protein, with the protein MKTNFSLLFYLKKPKNYTDGPVPIYLRITVAGKRSETTTARSCDPL; encoded by the coding sequence ATGAAAACTAATTTCAGCTTACTCTTCTATTTGAAGAAACCAAAAAACTACACAGACGGCCCTGTGCCGATCTATCTTCGTATTACCGTTGCCGGTAAACGGTCTGAAACTACCACGGCACGAAGCTGCGATCCTTTGTAA
- a CDS encoding phage integrase SAM-like domain-containing protein, which translates to MVYDAHQSLTEQKAVITAERLKSKLTGKAESVRMILDVFKDHNAQVASLVGADFAKGTLERYQTSLKHTSEFIKWKYNTADIDIRDIDHDFIVSYDFYLRSIRRCANNSAVKYLKNFKKIVRICIANGWLNSDPFVNYKAKVKVVDRVFLNNQELQRMALKVMI; encoded by the coding sequence ATGGTGTATGACGCCCATCAAAGCCTTACGGAGCAAAAAGCAGTCATTACAGCCGAACGGCTAAAAAGTAAACTCACCGGTAAAGCGGAATCCGTTAGGATGATCCTTGATGTATTTAAGGATCACAATGCACAGGTGGCTTCTTTGGTCGGTGCCGATTTCGCAAAAGGGACATTAGAGCGTTATCAAACCTCTTTAAAACATACTTCCGAATTTATCAAATGGAAGTATAATACCGCCGATATTGACATCCGGGATATTGATCATGATTTTATAGTAAGTTATGATTTCTACCTTCGCTCTATAAGAAGATGTGCAAATAATTCAGCTGTTAAATACCTTAAAAACTTTAAAAAGATCGTGCGTATCTGTATTGCAAACGGTTGGTTAAACAGTGATCCTTTTGTGAATTACAAAGCGAAAGTAAAAGTAGTAGATAGAGTGTTTTTGAATAATCAAGAGTTGCAGCGGATGGCACTCAAGGTAATGATTTAA